TGTGCATCGCGCAATGGATCACCACCGCGTTGACTCCCGCTTTGTGCGGATCGGTGATGCTGCGGATGTAATCGGGATCGGTCGTGTTGGCGAAACACTCGTTGTGAATCACCACGTCGAAGCCCTGCGACCAATCGACATTCTTATACAGATCGATCTCCGCAGTCGTGCCGGTGCCGCCATCGTTGACCACCGTCCACTGGACCTTCAGGCCCCGCTCGGCCGCAGCCAATTGGATCGCTTTGGCTTGGAAGTCGTAATCGTGGCAACAACCGCCGGTGACCAACAAGACGTTGATCGAACGCGCCGCCGCCGGCTTCGCGTCGTCCGCTCGCAGCCCGCCCAGGCTGGCCAGAGTGAAACTGACAGCCAGACAGAATAGGTTCGCTCGATTCAACATCGTCATCGATCTCCAGAATAGCAGTAGGTTGTCGCGCGGCCGGCGACGGAATTACGCCTCTTCCGTCGTCGCTTCCTCTTCGGCTGCGGGGGTCATCCGATCCCAAAAGCCTACGGTAAACAACACGAAGACAGCCGAGGCCAAAATCGCCGGAAAGATCCAATAGTTTTTCCAATCCTGCATCGCTGGCACGACATAGGCTGCCGTGTCCAATCCCTCTGGATAGCCCTTGTTAAACATGTTCATCAGGCTTTCCAGGAAGGTTGGCGTCGCCGCGTCGGCGCGAAGCGCGGAGATCTGTTCGGCAAGCTCCGGCCCCGGTGCGGCTCCATATTCACCGATCCGTGTTGGCAACGGAATGTTGGTGAAGGGGAAGTTGGCGCCAAACGCAAAGCGGAAACCGAAGAACAGCCCCAATCCCTGCGTCAAGAAAACGAGCAAGCTTTGCGCCTGGCCGCGGATCTCGCGTGGCGCTTTGTTGTCGGTGTACATGAATCCTGTCACGAAGAAGAAGTCGTAACAGATACCGTGTAGAGCAA
Above is a genomic segment from Rosistilla ulvae containing:
- a CDS encoding ThuA domain-containing protein yields the protein MTMLNRANLFCLAVSFTLASLGGLRADDAKPAAARSINVLLVTGGCCHDYDFQAKAIQLAAAERGLKVQWTVVNDGGTGTTAEIDLYKNVDWSQGFDVVIHNECFANTTDPDYIRSITDPHKAGVNAVVIHCAMHTYRAADVDDWREFLGVTSRKHEHKSNYPVKVVKPEHPIMAGFPADYKSESDELYVIEKIWPGTTILATSTSEKTGKEHGVYWTNQYGKARVFGTTYGHSNETFGDPVFLDTLIKGLAWAAGQ